Proteins co-encoded in one Sebastes umbrosus isolate fSebUmb1 chromosome 20, fSebUmb1.pri, whole genome shotgun sequence genomic window:
- the sema4gb gene encoding semaphorin-4G, with product MGDRRSAQHLLPWLLLLLLLARLSQLWAFPFSPSLDLDVTPRTTVFSKGLLGSSSFNGSSQNYSTLLLEEEAGLLYVGGRGALHALNTSNISAAANLTIDWDASPEQKKQCLNKGRDNQTECYNHIRFLQRFNETHLYVCGTNAFRPLCAYIDAERFNFTSGFEEGRDRCPYDPAKGYTGLLVDGEMFTASQYEFRSSPDVRRNSPFPTLRTEEAPTRWLLEADFVGSVLLKESINSSIGDDDKIYFFFTERSQEQIAYPSQTKVSRVARVCKNDWGGQRTLQRKWTSFLKARMVCSVPEYELHLNILRSVFVLQGRDAQSSVFYGVFGLEWKNIKASAICQYAFSDVQKAFEGPYMEVQDSKWREYTGKVPELRPGSCITDVHRSQGINSSRDLPDNVLTFVRRHPLMASQVHPIGVRPLMFKRSVNYVKIVVHKEPALDGNIYTVLFLGTDDGWLHRAVDIDGEMHIIEELQLFDKPQPIESMVISSALRSIYVGSYSGVVQVPMSACQRYTSCYDCVFARDPFCGWDGRLCVEISSRAQRSNVTQDIKKGIRGCKENSGNVVHRRRSVMSGDDVLLQCELRSNLATPRWTLNGKELQGYGLNSGYRIGIDGLLIIGARAQQSGSYRCFAVENSVSVLIYLYTVRVHTDGYFPVEPTATTNPTTVSSPTVFSTSSPTEQPLPSPPAPLPPGAEFQTYRHMEAVYISLVAVLGGLCLVLTVVLLYVSFCTRRASRDRKFSQQGLQILGGSERKRSSHLELKTISSHCNGRQGRRSISVPTFGDMGDSFLQIVPGEGQFSPCRTPPPAPPLPMPPPLPNMDYANGLSATLPSVLRKMNGNSYVLMRQDDHDGMSPLYHSFTEELNRILEQRKHSQLDLQPDESSI from the exons ATGGGAGACCGGAGATCAGCGCAGCACCTACTGCCctggctgctgctcctgctgctcctcgcCAGGCTTTCACAGCTGTGGGCCTTCCCCTTCAGCCCGTCCCTGGATCTGGATGTCACTCCCAGGACTACTGTATTCTCCAAAG GTCTGCTGGGCAGCTCCAGTTTCAACGGCTCTTCCCAGAACTACAGCACCctcctgctggaggaggaggccgGGCTGCTGTACGTGGGAGGCAGAGGAGCCCTGCACGCACTCAACACCTCCAACATCTCCGCCGCTGCAAACCTCACG ATTGATTGGGATGCTTCCCCCGAACAGAAGAAGCAGTGTCTAAACAAAGGCAGAGACAATCAG ACTGAGTGCTACAATCACATCCGCTTTCTGCAGCGATTCAATGAGACTCACCTGTACGTCTGTGGAACAAACGCCTTCCGACCTCTTTGTGCTTATATA GACGCAGAACGGTTCAACTTCACCTCCGGATTTGAGGAGGGCAGAGACAGGTGTCCATATGACCCAGCAAAGGGATACACCGGCCTCCTCGTAG ACGGTGAGATGTTCACGGCCTCTCAGTACGAGTTCCGCAGCTCTCCAGACGTACGCAGAAACTCCCCCTTCCCCACGCTCAGGACAGAGGAGGCCCCCACCCGGTGGCTTCTGG aggCAGATTTTGTGGGCTCCGTGCTGCTGAAGGAGAGCATCAACAGCTCTATCGGCGACGACGACAAGATTTACTTCTTCTTCACGGAGAGGAGCCAGGAGCAGATCGCTTACCCGAGCCAGACCAAGGTGTCCAGGGTTGCCCGAGTCTGCAAG AATGACTGGGGAGGCCAGAGGACCCTGCAGAGGAAGTGGACCTCCTTCCTCAAGGCCAGAATGGTGTGTTCAGTCCCAGAATATGAGCTGCACCTCAATATCCTGCGCAGCGTGTTCGTCCTGCAGGGTCGAGACGCTCAAAGCAGCGTTTTCTACGGCGTCTTTGGCCTGGAATG GAAGAATATCAAAGCCTCTGCTATCTGCCAGTACGCCTTCTCAGATGTGCAGAAGGCTTTCGAGGGGCCGTATATGGAGGTGCAGGACTCAAAGTGGAGGGAGTACACGGGGAAAGTTCCAGAGCTGAGACCTGGATCT TGTATAACAGATGTGCACCGGTCCCAGGGCATCAACTCGTCTCGAGACCTCCCAGACAACGTCCTCACTTTCGTCAGACGGCACCCACTGATGGCCAGCCAGGTGCACCCAATAGGGGTACGCCCACTCATGTTCAAAAGGAGCGTCAACTATGTGAAGATAGTCGTGCACAAGGAGCCGGCGCTGGATGGGAACATTTATACTGTTCTGTTTTTGGGAACTG ATGACGGGTGGCTGCACAGAGCTGTGGACATCGATGGAGAAATGCACATCATAGAAGAGTTGCAGCTGTTTGATAAACCCCAGCCCATAGAGAGCATGGTCATATCCTCTGCTCTg CGGAGCATCTACGTCGGTTCCTACTCTGGAGTCGTGCAGGTACCGATGTCCGCCTGTCAGAGGTACACTTCCTGTTACGACTGCGTGTTCGCCAGAGATCCGTTCTGCGGCTGGGACGGGAGGCTGTGTGTGGAAATATCTTCCCGTGCACAGAG GTCGAACGTAACCCAGGATATCAAGAAGGGGATCAGGGGCTGCAAGGAGAATTCAGGAAACG TTGTCCATCGGAGGCGTTCCGTGATGTCGGGTGACGACGTGCTGCTGCAGTGCGAACTGCGCTCCAACCTGGCAACTCCACGCTGGACGCTAAACGGCAAAGAACTCCAGGGATACGGCCTCAATTCGGGCTACCGCATCGGCATAGATGGCCTCCTCATAATCGGAGCTCGTGCCCAGCAGAGCGGGTCTTATCGCTGCTTCGCCGTGGAGAACTCCGTCTCAGTCCTGATTTATCTTTACACGGTGAGGGTGCACACGGACGGGTACTTCCCCGTGGAGCCCACGGCCACGACTAACCCCACCACAGTTTCCAGCCCAACTGTTTTCTCCACCAGCAGCCCCACTGAGCAGCCGCTGCCCTCACCTCCTGCCCCGCTGCCTCCGGGAGCGGAGTTCCAGACCTACAGACACATGGAGGCCGTTTACATCTCCCTGGTGGCGGTCCTCGGAGGGCTTTGCCTGGTGTTGACTGTGGTGTTGCTTTATGTGAGCTTCTGCACCAGACGGGCGTCTCGGGACCGAAAGTTCTCCCAGCAGGGGCTGCAGATCCTGGGGGGCTCTGAGAGAAAGAGGAGCTCCCATCTGGAACTGAAAACCATCTCCAGCCACTGCAATGGCCGCCAGGGTCGGCGCTCCATCTCGGTGCCAACCTTCGGGGACATGGGCGACAGCTTCCTCCAGATAGTTCCAGGTGAGGGCCAGTTCTCGCCGTGCAGAACGCCTCCCCCGGCCCCTCCTCTTCCCATGCCACCTCCGCTGCCCAACATGGACTACGCCAACGGGCTGTCGGCCACCCTGCCTAGCGTGCTGAGGAAGATGAACGGGAACAGCTACGTGCTGATGAGGCAGGACGACCACGACGGCATGTCGCCGCTCTACCACTCCTTCACGGAGGAGCTCAACAGGATCCTGGAGCAGAGGAAACACTCACAGCTGGACCTGCAGCCTGATGAGAGCTCCATCTAG